Proteins found in one Pseudochaenichthys georgianus chromosome 13, fPseGeo1.2, whole genome shotgun sequence genomic segment:
- the mlnr gene encoding motilin receptor, which produces MPWTRPQVDLNAGGAEAMDQLNIDDHHYEGSLFPTSTLIPVTVICILIFIIGVTGNTMTILIIQHFKDMKTTTNLYLSSMAVSDLIIFLCLPFDLYRLWKYVPWLFGEVVCRFYHYIFEGCTSATILHITALSIERYLAISFPLRSKALVTRRRVQYIIFALWVFALVSAAPTLFLVGVEYDNDTHPDYNTGQCKHSNYAISSGKLHIMLWVSTTYFFCPMLCLIFLYGSIGCKLWKSKMDLQGPCALSRERSHRQTVKILAVVVLAFIICWLPYHIGRNLFAQVDDYETAMLSQNFNMASMVLCYLSASINPVLYNLMSRKYRAAAKRLFLLHQRQIQARHGQRQLCVIDHISTLNESLTGV; this is translated from the exons ATGCCCTGGACCAGACCCCAGGTGGACCTTAATGCGGGGGGAGCAGAGGCCATGGACCAGTTGAACATAGACGACCATCACTACGAGGGCTCCCTCTTCCCCACCTCCACCCTCATCCCTGTCACTGTCATCTGCATCCTCATCTTCATCATCGGGGTGACCGGCAACACCATGACCATCCTCATCATCCAGCACTTCAAGGACATGAAGACCACCACCAACCTCTACCTGTCCAGCATGGCGGTGTCCGACCTCATCATATTCCTCTGCCTGCCCTTTGACCTTTACCGCCTGTGGAAGTACGTGCCCTGGCTTTTCGGGGAGGTGGTGTGTCGCTTCTATCACTACATCTTCGAAGGCTGCACCTCGGCCACCATCCTGCACATCACGGCCCTGAGCATCGAGCGCTACCTGGCCATCAGCTTCCCCCTCAGGAGCAAGGCGTTGGTGACCCGACGCAGGGTCCAGTACATCATATTCGCCCTGTGGGTCTTTGCCCTGGTGTCCGCCGCTCCAACGCTCTTCCTCGTTGGGGTGGAGTATGACAACGATACACACCCGGACTACAACACGGGGCAGTGCAAGCACAGCAACTACGCCATCAGTTCCGGGAAGCTGCACATCATGCTCTGGGTGTCCACCACCTACTTTTTCTGCCCCATGCTCTGCCTCATCTTCCTCTATGGCTCCATTGGATGCAAGTTGTGGAAAAGCAAAATGGACCTGCAAGGCCCCTGCGCTTTGTCCCGAGAGCGGTCTCACAGGCAAACAGTCAAGATCCTGG CAGTGGTGGTGCTGGCCTTCATCATCTGTTGGCTGCCCTATCACATTGGCAGGAACCTGTTTGCCCAGGTGGACGACTACGAGACGGCCATGTTGAGCCAGAACTTCAACATGGCCTCCATGGTGCTGTGCTACCTTAGCGCCTCCATCAACCCCGTCCTCTACAACCTCATGTCCCGGAAATACCGGGCCGCGGCCAAACGCCTGTTCCTGCTGCACCAGCGGCAAATACAAGCCCGCCACGGCCAGAGGCAGCTTTGCGTGATCGACCACATCTCCACCCTGAATGAGAGCCTGACTGGGGTCTGA